A single region of the Anabaena sphaerica FACHB-251 genome encodes:
- a CDS encoding histone deacetylase yields the protein MDLPIIYHLDYIAPLPPGHRFPMSKFRQLYELLLGERVAHPEQFHIPERPPQELIELVHTPNYVQAYCEGTLEPKAQRRIGLPWSPALVNRTCVALGGTILTAKLAINQGLACNTAGGTHHAFPDYGSGFCIFNDLAVASRVLQKLGLAKKILIVDLDVHQGDGTAFIFQNDDSIFTFSMHCEINFPGTKQKSDLDVSLPLGMEDDAYLQTLANYLPDLLSEIKPDIVFYDAGVDTHMDDKLGKLALTDTGIFRREMQVLTTCVSAGYPVACVIGGGYADDMKSLVWRHSLLHRAATQVYQQFHL from the coding sequence ATGGATTTGCCAATTATTTACCATCTAGATTATATTGCGCCTTTACCGCCTGGGCATCGCTTCCCCATGTCTAAATTCCGACAACTGTATGAACTGCTGTTAGGTGAAAGGGTAGCACATCCAGAACAGTTTCACATTCCTGAACGTCCACCACAAGAATTAATTGAGTTAGTCCACACCCCCAACTATGTGCAAGCTTACTGCGAAGGAACATTAGAACCAAAAGCACAAAGACGCATCGGTTTACCTTGGAGTCCAGCTTTAGTAAATCGTACCTGTGTCGCGCTAGGTGGGACAATACTAACAGCCAAATTAGCAATAAATCAAGGTTTAGCTTGTAATACTGCGGGTGGAACTCATCATGCTTTTCCTGATTATGGATCTGGTTTTTGCATTTTCAACGATTTGGCAGTTGCTTCCCGCGTCCTTCAAAAATTAGGACTTGCCAAAAAGATTTTAATAGTCGATTTAGACGTACATCAAGGAGATGGAACCGCCTTTATATTTCAAAATGATGACAGCATTTTTACATTTTCCATGCACTGCGAAATCAACTTCCCTGGTACCAAACAAAAAAGTGATTTAGATGTTTCTTTACCACTAGGAATGGAAGACGATGCTTATTTACAAACTTTAGCTAATTACCTGCCAGATTTATTATCAGAAATTAAACCAGATATAGTATTTTATGACGCTGGAGTTGACACCCATATGGATGATAAACTTGGCAAACTAGCCCTAACAGACACAGGAATTTTTCGCCGAGAAATGCAAGTTTTAACCACCTGTGTTAGTGCAGGTTATCCAGTAGCTTGCGTTATTGGTGGTGGTTATGCAGATGATATGAAATCCCTTGTTTGGAGACATTCTCTATTACATCGAGCCGCAACTCAAGTTTATCAGCAATTTCATCTTTAA